Proteins from a single region of Phycisphaerae bacterium:
- the ftsY gene encoding signal recognition particle-docking protein FtsY — MGLFDALKRGLTKTRDKLVTGLRGLLPSGRKIDDDLLDQLTDAMLAGDMGPRAVVSLVNEVRGAWKAGQIGEAQEILPFMKKRIADTWSAGERAVHFAAAPPTVIFVVGINGSGKTTSVAKLAYYLRQQGKSVLLGACDTFRAAAIDQLVIWAQRVGVDIVKHNPNSDPAAVAFDACEAAIARHVDVLLVDTAGRLHTQEHLMRELSKIQRVVQKRIPEAPHEVLLVLDATIGQNAINQAKIFSQSVQVSGLFLAKLDGSAKGGIVVGIRDQLDIPVKFVGLGETIDAIEPFDPEAFVEALFAGL, encoded by the coding sequence ATGGGTTTGTTCGACGCATTGAAACGGGGTTTGACGAAGACGCGTGACAAGCTGGTCACCGGTCTGCGCGGGCTGCTGCCCAGCGGGCGCAAGATCGACGATGACCTGCTCGATCAGCTCACGGACGCGATGCTGGCGGGCGACATGGGTCCGCGGGCCGTGGTCAGCCTCGTGAACGAGGTCCGCGGGGCGTGGAAAGCCGGCCAGATTGGCGAGGCGCAGGAGATCCTGCCCTTCATGAAAAAGCGAATCGCCGACACCTGGAGCGCCGGCGAGCGCGCTGTGCATTTCGCCGCCGCGCCGCCGACGGTCATTTTCGTCGTCGGCATCAACGGCTCGGGCAAGACGACCAGCGTCGCCAAGCTCGCGTACTACCTGCGCCAACAGGGCAAGTCCGTGCTGCTGGGGGCCTGCGATACGTTCCGCGCGGCCGCCATCGACCAGCTCGTGATCTGGGCCCAGCGCGTCGGCGTGGACATCGTGAAGCACAACCCCAACAGCGACCCCGCCGCGGTCGCCTTCGACGCCTGCGAAGCGGCGATCGCCCGCCACGTGGACGTGCTCCTCGTCGACACGGCGGGGCGCCTGCACACCCAGGAGCACCTGATGCGCGAGCTGAGCAAGATTCAGCGCGTGGTGCAGAAGCGCATCCCCGAGGCGCCGCACGAAGTGCTGCTCGTGCTCGACGCGACCATCGGCCAGAACGCGATTAACCAGGCGAAGATCTTCTCGCAGTCGGTGCAGGTCAGCGGCCTGTTCCTGGCAAAGCTGGACGGCTCAGCCAAGGGCGGGATCGTCGTCGGCATCCGCGACCAGCTCGACATCCCGGTCAAATTCGTCGGGCTGGGCGAGACGATCGACGCGATCGAGCCCTTCGACCCTGAGGCGTTCGTCGAGGCATTGTTCGCCGGCCTGTGA
- the nusB gene encoding transcription antitermination factor NusB produces the protein MPLDERSQARILALQALCLFDALGDCFAESLDAFLRDRLNYADLGWKRGPRPKLLELARVRATGTWHARETCDQYLRQYVPDWSIERMQPVDRNILRLGLYELLECPKTPPAIVINEAIELARRFGGAESPAFVNGVLDHVRRGLAAASEPVEPSPPK, from the coding sequence ATGCCCCTCGATGAACGGTCGCAGGCTCGCATCCTGGCGCTGCAGGCGCTGTGTCTCTTTGATGCGCTGGGGGACTGTTTCGCGGAATCGCTTGACGCGTTCCTGCGCGATCGGCTGAACTACGCCGACCTGGGCTGGAAACGCGGCCCGCGCCCTAAGCTGCTGGAGCTGGCCCGCGTCCGCGCCACCGGCACCTGGCACGCCCGGGAAACCTGCGATCAGTACCTCAGGCAGTACGTGCCCGACTGGTCAATCGAGCGCATGCAGCCCGTCGACCGGAACATCCTGCGCCTGGGGCTCTACGAGCTGCTCGAATGCCCGAAGACGCCACCGGCAATCGTGATCAACGAGGCCATCGAGCTGGCCCGGCGGTTCGGCGGCGCCGAGTCGCCCGCCTTCGTGAACGGCGTGCTGGACCACGTGCGGCGCGGGCTCGCGGCCGCATCCGAGCCGGTCGAGCCCAGCCCGCCGAAATAG
- a CDS encoding 6,7-dimethyl-8-ribityllumazine synthase — MTEVISAKLDAAPFRFGLVVARFNEFITSRLLEGAIDELTRHGANPEQITQVWVPGSWEIPLAAQKLAATGSYAAVICLGCVIRGQTPHFEYVAAEVAKGIAQVSLATGVPVTFGVVTADALEQAIDRAGAKTGNKGADAARAAIEMANLLVLIEKK, encoded by the coding sequence ATGACCGAAGTGATTTCCGCCAAGCTGGACGCCGCCCCGTTTCGCTTTGGGCTGGTCGTGGCGCGCTTCAACGAATTCATCACCTCGCGGCTGCTCGAGGGCGCGATCGATGAGCTGACGCGGCACGGGGCGAACCCGGAGCAGATCACGCAGGTTTGGGTGCCCGGCTCGTGGGAAATCCCGCTGGCCGCGCAGAAACTGGCCGCCACGGGATCCTATGCGGCCGTCATCTGCCTCGGTTGCGTCATCCGCGGGCAGACGCCGCACTTCGAATACGTGGCGGCGGAAGTCGCGAAGGGGATTGCGCAGGTGTCGCTGGCCACGGGCGTGCCGGTGACGTTTGGCGTCGTGACGGCGGACGCGCTGGAACAGGCTATCGACCGGGCCGGGGCGAAGACGGGAAACAAGGGAGCGGACGCGGCGCGGGCCGCAATCGAGATGGCCAACCTGCTGGTCCTGATCGAAAAGAAGTAG
- a CDS encoding ferritin produces MALSKAMNAKLNEQITNEFYASQLYLAIACMFDDLSLKMLAKLYRKQTEEEREHALKILDYILSVGGKVKLQAIAEPTAKFANVQAAIGAALEHELKVTDQIHALVALAEKDKDYATQSFLRWFVDEQVEEVESQRYLLDVAKMAGDRLLQLEAAVSHLLK; encoded by the coding sequence ATGGCGCTTTCGAAGGCAATGAACGCGAAGCTCAATGAGCAGATCACGAACGAGTTCTACGCGTCGCAGTTGTACTTGGCGATCGCGTGTATGTTCGACGATTTGAGCCTGAAGATGCTGGCCAAGCTGTATCGCAAGCAGACCGAGGAAGAGCGCGAGCACGCGCTGAAGATCCTCGATTACATCCTGTCCGTGGGCGGCAAGGTCAAGTTGCAGGCGATTGCGGAGCCGACGGCGAAGTTCGCCAACGTGCAGGCGGCAATCGGGGCGGCGCTGGAGCACGAGCTGAAGGTGACCGACCAGATTCACGCGCTGGTGGCGCTGGCCGAAAAGGACAAGGACTACGCGACGCAGAGCTTCCTGCGCTGGTTCGTGGACGAGCAGGTCGAGGAAGTCGAGTCCCAGCGCTACCTGCTCGATGTCGCCAAGATGGCCGGCGACCGGCTCCTGCAGCTCGAAGCCGCCGTGTCGCACCTGCTCAAGTAA
- the mdh gene encoding malate dehydrogenase produces MRRAKITIIGAGNVGATCAHWAASKELGDIVLVDIVEGLPQGKALDLYEAAPVEGYDVAITGTNDYEATAGSDVVIITSGIPRKPGMTRDQLLETNVKIVAEVTAKAVARSPDAILLVVSNPLDAMVYTAHTVSGFPTQRVVGQAGVLDTARYRAFIAAEIGCSVEDVQAMLLGGHGDDMVPLPRYTTVNGIPVTQLIAPGKLEEIVTRTRNGGAEIVNLLKTGSAYYAPAAATLAMTESILRDKRRVLPCAAYCDAEYGVGGYFVGVPCVLGRNGVERVIEIKLEPREREMLDASVAHVKELCAATTRFLPK; encoded by the coding sequence ATGCGACGCGCGAAGATCACGATCATCGGGGCCGGCAACGTCGGGGCGACGTGTGCGCACTGGGCCGCGTCCAAGGAATTGGGCGACATCGTGCTGGTTGACATTGTCGAGGGGCTGCCGCAGGGCAAAGCGCTCGACCTGTACGAAGCCGCGCCCGTCGAGGGCTACGACGTGGCCATCACCGGGACGAATGACTATGAAGCGACCGCGGGCAGCGACGTGGTCATCATCACCTCCGGCATCCCGCGCAAGCCGGGCATGACGCGCGACCAGTTGCTCGAGACCAACGTCAAGATCGTCGCGGAAGTGACGGCCAAGGCCGTCGCCCGGAGCCCCGACGCCATCCTGCTCGTTGTCTCGAACCCGCTCGACGCCATGGTCTACACGGCGCACACGGTCTCCGGCTTTCCGACGCAGCGCGTGGTGGGGCAGGCCGGCGTGCTGGACACGGCGCGCTACCGGGCCTTCATCGCTGCGGAGATCGGCTGCAGCGTCGAGGACGTCCAGGCGATGCTGCTCGGCGGCCACGGCGACGACATGGTGCCGCTGCCGCGCTACACCACGGTCAACGGCATTCCCGTCACGCAGCTCATCGCTCCGGGCAAGCTCGAGGAAATCGTCACGCGCACTCGCAACGGCGGGGCCGAGATCGTCAACCTGCTCAAGACCGGCAGCGCCTACTACGCGCCCGCCGCCGCTACGCTCGCCATGACCGAGTCCATCCTGCGCGACAAGCGCCGGGTGCTGCCGTGCGCGGCATACTGCGACGCGGAGTACGGCGTGGGCGGGTATTTCGTCGGCGTGCCGTGCGTCCTGGGTCGGAACGGTGTCGAGCGGGTGATCGAGATCAAGCTCGAACCGCGCGAGCGTGAGATGCTGGATGCCAGCGTGGCGCACGTGAAGGAGCTGTGCGCCGCGACGACCAGGTTCCTGCCGAAGTAG
- a CDS encoding MBL fold metallo-hydrolase yields MIACDCPVCTSPDPRDRRTRTSALVSFDGRHVLIDTAPELRLQCLAAGVTRVDALLFTHAHADHVVGLDDVRRFNHLARTVLPAYASAATLDTLRRMFDYAFRDDPDYPSAKPRLEARVVTGPFDLFGRRVTPLPYPHGPTEVLGYRIGNIAYCPDCSGIPDEIRPQLASLDVLVLDALRRRPHPTHFNLEQALAEARRIGARRTYFTHIAHELGHAAASTELPPGVELAWDGLICESD; encoded by the coding sequence ATGATTGCCTGCGACTGCCCGGTCTGCACGTCCCCCGATCCGCGCGACCGGCGGACGCGCACCAGCGCGCTGGTCAGCTTCGACGGCCGCCACGTGCTCATCGACACCGCCCCGGAGCTGCGGCTGCAGTGTCTGGCCGCAGGGGTCACGCGCGTGGATGCCCTGCTGTTCACGCACGCGCACGCCGACCACGTCGTCGGCCTCGACGACGTGCGCCGCTTCAACCACCTGGCACGCACCGTGCTGCCCGCGTACGCCAGCGCGGCGACACTGGACACGCTGCGCCGCATGTTCGACTACGCCTTTCGGGATGATCCGGATTACCCCAGCGCCAAGCCGCGCCTGGAGGCACGCGTGGTCACCGGGCCATTCGACCTCTTCGGCCGGCGCGTAACGCCGCTGCCCTACCCGCATGGCCCCACCGAGGTCCTCGGCTATCGCATCGGCAACATCGCCTACTGCCCGGACTGCAGCGGCATCCCGGACGAAATCCGTCCGCAGCTCGCGAGCCTCGACGTGCTCGTGCTCGACGCGCTGCGTCGCCGGCCGCACCCGACGCACTTCAACCTGGAGCAGGCGCTCGCCGAGGCCCGGCGGATCGGTGCGCGGCGAACGTACTTCACGCACATCGCGCACGAACTCGGCCACGCGGCCGCCAGCACCGAGTTGCCGCCCGGAGTGGAACTGGCCTGGGACGGGCTGATCTGCGAATCCGACTGA
- the pilM gene encoding pilus assembly protein PilM, protein MATGNAVWGIDVGQCALKAIKLRPAEGGKVECVAFDVIEHPKILSQPDADRDELISSALEKFASRNDWQGDRFVVGVPGQQTFARFCKMPPIDLKKDAKKIHDLVRYEASQQIPFDIDDVVWDYQVFTSEGSPDVEVGIFAIRKDLIRKHLGYFAAVNIAPAGVQTVPAALYNFCQFDGQAAGEGGATVMIDVGAQNTDLIIVESNAAWTRNIPLGGNSFTEALVRAFKLSFAKAENLKRSAATSKYARQIFQAMRPVFADLVAEIQRSIGFYSSSHRDVELRKVLALGNAFRLPGLQKYLENNLTISGGVAKLEKFTQLLPTATITAPQFTDNILSFAAAYGLALQGLGLAKIRASLLPTELARIAVWQKKRPYFVATAAALLIAAGIPYVANALDQQTLNSEAARQARATTDKIVREAKTFRDGFNTAQTDTSQRKKDIDNLLKLQEYKTLLPQLLVLPSVALPPLNPPELMQVTAAEELKKLIASDPTRFDRRTRGQFIIESLRIEYSPALDPAQLDATAASGGGARAAAATPMTPAAAPTTPPPIGGRSARGRGVRPPTPAMPQFQAPAGGEGGEAPSAPEGAGFIVRIEGRLLYGRTQAEAIKWLTEAYFENLREKSQTPGLGFYIPDPDEKGKKYISDPIPVRYNPSVPTAYTPPGATPSAGGGTAQLLDPVTGEDTSGDWKVSFAFMAKLGTKPAAPPDGTKPTESPAGTPAPGGQPGAPRPPRGGAVAPAPREDGR, encoded by the coding sequence ATGGCTACCGGAAACGCAGTCTGGGGCATCGACGTCGGACAGTGTGCCCTCAAGGCCATCAAGCTCCGGCCGGCGGAGGGCGGCAAGGTTGAGTGCGTCGCCTTCGATGTCATCGAGCACCCCAAAATCCTCTCGCAGCCCGACGCGGACCGGGACGAGCTGATCAGCTCCGCGCTGGAGAAGTTCGCCTCACGGAATGATTGGCAAGGCGACCGCTTCGTCGTCGGCGTGCCGGGCCAGCAGACCTTCGCCCGGTTCTGCAAGATGCCGCCGATCGACCTCAAAAAGGACGCGAAGAAGATCCACGACCTGGTGCGCTATGAAGCCAGCCAGCAAATCCCGTTCGACATCGATGACGTCGTCTGGGACTACCAGGTCTTCACGAGCGAAGGCTCCCCGGATGTCGAGGTCGGCATCTTCGCCATCCGCAAGGACCTGATCCGCAAGCACCTGGGCTATTTCGCGGCGGTGAACATCGCGCCGGCCGGCGTCCAGACCGTGCCGGCCGCGCTCTACAACTTCTGCCAGTTCGACGGGCAGGCGGCGGGCGAGGGCGGCGCCACCGTCATGATCGACGTGGGCGCCCAGAACACCGACCTGATCATCGTCGAATCGAACGCCGCCTGGACGCGCAACATCCCGCTGGGCGGCAACAGTTTCACCGAGGCACTCGTCCGGGCGTTCAAACTCTCGTTCGCCAAGGCGGAAAACCTCAAGCGCTCGGCCGCGACGAGCAAGTATGCCCGGCAGATCTTCCAGGCCATGCGGCCGGTGTTCGCCGACCTGGTGGCGGAGATCCAGCGCTCGATCGGCTTCTACAGCTCGTCGCACCGCGACGTGGAGCTGCGGAAGGTGCTGGCGCTGGGCAACGCCTTCCGCCTGCCCGGCCTGCAGAAGTACCTGGAGAACAACCTGACGATCTCGGGCGGCGTCGCCAAGCTGGAAAAGTTCACCCAGCTCCTGCCGACCGCGACGATCACCGCGCCGCAGTTCACCGACAACATCCTCAGCTTCGCGGCCGCGTACGGGCTGGCGCTCCAGGGTCTCGGGCTGGCGAAGATCCGCGCGTCGCTGCTGCCGACCGAGCTGGCGCGCATCGCCGTCTGGCAGAAGAAACGCCCTTATTTCGTGGCGACCGCGGCGGCGCTGCTGATCGCCGCCGGCATCCCCTACGTCGCCAACGCGCTCGATCAGCAGACGCTCAACAGTGAAGCCGCGCGCCAGGCCCGCGCCACAACGGACAAGATCGTCCGAGAGGCCAAAACCTTCCGCGACGGGTTCAACACGGCCCAGACCGACACGAGCCAGCGCAAGAAGGACATCGACAACCTGCTCAAGCTGCAGGAGTACAAAACGCTGCTGCCGCAATTGCTGGTTCTGCCGAGCGTCGCGCTGCCGCCGCTCAATCCCCCGGAACTCATGCAGGTGACTGCCGCCGAGGAACTGAAGAAGCTGATTGCCTCCGATCCGACCCGGTTCGACCGGCGCACGCGCGGCCAGTTCATCATCGAGTCCCTGCGAATTGAGTATTCGCCCGCGCTCGATCCTGCGCAGCTTGACGCGACCGCCGCGTCCGGGGGTGGGGCCCGCGCCGCGGCCGCTACGCCGATGACGCCCGCCGCGGCGCCCACGACGCCGCCACCGATCGGTGGGCGGTCCGCCCGCGGGCGCGGTGTGCGGCCACCCACGCCCGCCATGCCGCAGTTCCAGGCCCCCGCCGGGGGCGAGGGCGGTGAGGCGCCCAGCGCTCCGGAAGGCGCAGGCTTCATCGTGCGGATTGAAGGTCGGCTGCTGTACGGCCGCACGCAGGCGGAGGCCATCAAGTGGCTGACCGAGGCTTATTTTGAGAACCTCCGCGAAAAGAGCCAGACGCCCGGCCTCGGGTTCTACATCCCTGACCCTGATGAAAAAGGCAAGAAGTACATCAGCGACCCCATCCCGGTGCGGTACAACCCCAGCGTGCCCACGGCGTACACGCCGCCGGGCGCCACCCCGTCCGCCGGTGGAGGCACCGCGCAGTTGCTGGACCCGGTGACGGGCGAGGACACGTCCGGCGACTGGAAAGTGTCGTTTGCATTCATGGCCAAGTTGGGCACAAAGCCGGCCGCGCCGCCCGACGGCACGAAACCCACGGAGTCCCCCGCCGGCACGCCGGCTCCCGGCGGCCAACCGGGCGCGCCGCGGCCCCCGCGCGGGGGAGCTGTGGCGCCGGCGCCGCGTGAAGATGGTCGTTGA